The Calditerrivibrio nitroreducens DSM 19672 genome window below encodes:
- a CDS encoding aspartate aminotransferase family protein, which translates to MNYFDIYRNRFENSGDIFVRFKGLFPKGVSHDIRFFPPFPFVVERAYGSKIFTIDGIELIDMWMGHYANILGHANGEIVAEICRVSSEGVQIGILNRYQLQLAERIRDAVPEMELMRFCTSGTEATMYATRISKKFTRRAVIAKIEGGWHGGNTDLSFDVKPPYNRVKDDVLSIPYNDLETALDILHPFKDKVAAIILEPVLGAGGGVAAELDFLRGIRRFCDENGALLIFDETITGFRFRFGSIWPIFGVKPDLFTMGKIIGGGFAIGVYGGRKEIMQIIEKGDIITGGGTFSEHPVAMAAGLKTLELLEKHDYNHINLLGEKLRENISSFISKDSKIIVSGFGSMTALHFYKSCDDVDNKKPSTFLTKPDVDRENLFKIMMILNGVFTMHSGGCFTFAHSDEDFRNILSAYKNSLDQLSNG; encoded by the coding sequence ATGAATTATTTTGATATTTACAGAAATCGGTTTGAGAATTCTGGTGATATATTTGTTCGCTTTAAGGGTCTTTTCCCAAAAGGGGTAAGCCACGACATCCGATTTTTCCCACCTTTTCCTTTCGTGGTGGAAAGGGCTTATGGGTCTAAAATATTTACAATAGATGGAATTGAGCTCATCGATATGTGGATGGGACATTATGCAAATATTTTAGGACATGCCAATGGTGAGATCGTGGCGGAGATCTGTAGAGTGTCCAGTGAAGGGGTACAGATAGGTATTTTAAATAGATATCAATTACAATTGGCGGAAAGGATCAGGGATGCCGTGCCTGAAATGGAGCTGATGAGGTTTTGCACATCCGGAACAGAAGCTACGATGTATGCCACAAGGATCTCAAAAAAGTTTACCCGAAGAGCAGTAATTGCCAAGATAGAAGGGGGATGGCATGGTGGCAATACAGACCTATCCTTCGATGTGAAACCACCTTATAATAGGGTAAAAGATGACGTATTATCAATTCCTTATAACGATCTTGAAACTGCGTTAGATATTTTACATCCCTTCAAAGATAAAGTGGCGGCGATTATTCTTGAGCCGGTATTGGGTGCCGGAGGTGGGGTGGCGGCAGAATTAGATTTTTTAAGAGGCATAAGAAGGTTTTGCGATGAGAATGGAGCTTTATTGATATTTGATGAGACCATAACCGGTTTTAGATTCAGATTTGGTAGCATATGGCCGATTTTCGGTGTAAAACCGGATCTGTTTACAATGGGGAAGATAATTGGCGGTGGTTTTGCTATAGGAGTTTACGGTGGAAGAAAAGAGATTATGCAGATTATCGAAAAGGGGGATATAATCACCGGTGGTGGTACCTTTTCAGAGCATCCGGTTGCAATGGCCGCTGGGTTAAAAACACTTGAACTACTGGAAAAGCATGACTATAATCATATTAATCTATTGGGTGAAAAGTTAAGGGAAAATATCTCATCTTTTATAAGCAAGGATTCCAAGATTATAGTAAGTGGATTTGGATCTATGACAGCATTACATTTTTATAAATCTTGTGATGATGTGGATAATAAAAAACCTTCAACATTTTTGACAAAACCTGACGTAGATAGAGAGAACCTTTTTAAGATAATGATGATACTAAACGGTGTATTCACGATGCATTCTGGTGGATGTTTTACTTTTGCCCACAGTGATGAAGACTTTAGAAACATCTTATCTGCTTATAAAAATTCGTTGGATCAGCTGTCTAATGGGTAA
- a CDS encoding DUF72 domain-containing protein — protein sequence MRKDVSVYLGTSGYKFDDWVGNFYPSNVKKVEMLEYYVQHFNLLELTYTYYKLPSYGEIKNIFDRSGGDTVFTIRLPHFFQKNKFNEEDVKNLFIALSPIQESGRLYALFVDFSYRFSACKKNLEYLIYLKTIFKDNTLFVELPNRTWYKERYISELKNNKIGLIALDLPMVTGFAPFYLSPIENKSYIRLYGRSKLWLTPETKELNYDYSLEELRELSFEIKRISKTSNLVISFCNVIDGFAPKNALKLKGILGDV from the coding sequence ATGCGTAAAGATGTTTCAGTTTATTTAGGTACCAGTGGATACAAATTTGATGATTGGGTTGGAAACTTTTACCCCTCAAATGTGAAAAAGGTGGAGATGCTTGAGTATTACGTTCAGCATTTTAACCTATTGGAATTGACGTATACCTATTATAAGCTACCCTCCTATGGAGAGATAAAAAATATTTTTGATAGAAGTGGTGGGGATACAGTTTTTACCATAAGGCTACCACATTTTTTCCAGAAGAATAAGTTTAATGAAGAAGATGTTAAAAACCTTTTCATTGCTCTATCACCTATACAGGAATCAGGTAGACTTTATGCCCTATTTGTGGATTTTAGTTATAGGTTTTCCGCATGTAAGAAAAATCTTGAATATCTCATCTATCTTAAAACTATTTTTAAAGATAATACACTTTTTGTGGAGCTTCCAAATAGGACATGGTACAAAGAGAGGTATATTAGTGAATTAAAAAACAATAAAATCGGATTGATTGCCCTTGATCTTCCTATGGTTACAGGTTTTGCCCCTTTTTACCTTTCGCCCATTGAGAATAAATCTTACATTAGATTATATGGAAGAAGTAAGCTTTGGCTCACGCCGGAGACCAAAGAGTTGAACTATGACTATTCATTAGAAGAGCTCAGAGAGCTATCCTTTGAAATCAAGCGTATAAGCAAAACATCAAATCTGGTGATATCCTTTTGCAATGTAATAGATGGATTTGCTCCGAAAAATGCTCTTAAGCTAAAAGGAATTCTTGGTGATGTATGA